In the Wyeomyia smithii strain HCP4-BCI-WySm-NY-G18 chromosome 2, ASM2978416v1, whole genome shotgun sequence genome, one interval contains:
- the LOC129724156 gene encoding INO80 complex subunit B codes for MGKKKDSYNEREGANSQSFFHKKHKKHKKHKKSKTQSQAYDYDFVPEEIEQTVEVMEEVEYMEADIEPEILTEIETETAVSPNVSVASSSIVPLTPSSGNSATKGSLPGKNTSIPKSVKKKKGKGKDSGTSSEEERWLDAIESGKLEEVDDELKKIKPKDPKLMTARQRAMYERNSDKDTIPPGGEILMALPTGYKEKVLTAEAIQKAQLKSQKRKQMADEKREKDKKKTMERLLKKQDSKSVKAIKNRPVKAQHPMITYINTVEGSTISLPPNVSFPLEAQFERKPPKPILCGIPNCNNIKRYNCSKTNIPLCSYRCYKMNVDSIKNIIC; via the exons ATGGGCAAGAAAAAAGATAGCTACAATGAACGAGAAG GGGCTAATTCCCAGAGTTTCTTtcataaaaaacacaaaaaacataAGAAACACAAAAAGAGCAAAACACAATCACAGGCCTACGACTACGATTTTGTCCCAGAAGAAATTGAACAAACTGTAGAAGTTATGGAGGAAGTAGAATATATGGAAGCAGATATAGAACCAGAAATATTGACGGAGATCGAAACAGAAACTGCAGTTTCTCCCAATGTCTCAGTTGCATCTTCTTCGATAGTTCCATTAACGCCTTCTTCAGGAAATTCAGCGACAAAGGGATCGCTTCCTGGAAAGAACACATCAATACCAAAATCTGTTAAGAAAAAGAAAGGCAAGGGAAAAGATAGTGGAACATCTAGCGAAGAGGAACGCTGGTTGGACGCCATCGAGTCAGGCAAATTAGAAGAAGTGGATGATGAACTAAAGAAGATTAAGCCAAAAGATCCTAAACTAATGACAGCGCGTCAAAGAGCTATGTATGAACGAAATTCGGATAAGGATACTATACCTCCAGGTGGAGAAATCCTAATGGCTTTGCCCACAGGATataaagaaaaagttttgaCAGCAGAAGCCATACAGAAAGCACAACTAAAATCTCAAAAACGTAAACAGATGGCTGATGAGAAGcgagaaaaagacaaaaagaagaCTATGGAACGCTTACTCAAGAAACAAGATTCGAAATCTGTGAAAGCTATAAAGAACAGACCGGTGAAAGCTCAACATCCAATGATCACCTATATCAACACCGTTGAAGGTAGCACCATTTCGCTCCCTCCAAACGTAAGTTTTCCGCTGGAAGCGCAGTTCGAAAGAAAACCACCCAAACCCATTTTATGTGGTATTCCGAACTGTAATAACATAAAACGCTACAACTGCTCGAAAACTAATATTCCACTGTGCAGTTACCGATGTTATAAAATGAATGTGGactcaataaaaaatataatttgttAA
- the LOC129724155 gene encoding fumarylacetoacetase: METFVAIPENCDFPIYNLPYGVFSTQGNPTCRIGVAIGEYVLDLGAVKEFYPTKYHDILCSPVLNPLMSLNCEAWDEIRKITQNLLLVGSKLHANVELQQLALVPLFDVKMHLPANIGDYTDFYSSIHHATNVGVMFRGKDNALMPNWKHLPVGYHGRASSVVISGTPIRRPLGQTLPVDGADPVFGPCRLFDFELEMAFFVGGPPTELGEGVTVDDAVKRVFGFVLMNDWSARDIQKWEYVPLGPFTAKNLGTTISPWVVPVAALEPFKVDNFPQEPEPFAYLNHKQKFNFDIKLEVDIKPANGVATTVCRSNYRNLYWTALQQIAHHTVTGCNIRPGDLMASGTISGDASDAFGSMLELSWKGTRAINLLGGETRKFLQDHDEVVIRGFCRENNLRIGFGSCSGVVLPAKLMQ, encoded by the exons ATGGAAACTTTTGTTGCAATTCCTGAAAACTGTGATTTTCCGATTTACAATCTACCTTACGGTGTTTTTTCTACTCAAGGAAAT CCTACCTGCCGGATAGGAGTTGCAATAGGGGAATACGTCCTTGATCTTGGAGCTGTTAAGGAATTCTATCCTACAAAATACCAT GATATTCTCTGTTCGCCAGTTTTAAATCCTCTTATGTCTTTAAACTGCGAGGCATGGGATGAGATACGGAAAATAACCCAAAATCTTTTGTTGGTTGGGTCTAAGCTTCATGCCAATGTTGAACTACAACAGTTAGCTCTGGTGCCATTATTCGATGTGAAAATGCATTTACCCGCCAATATCGGTGATTACACAGATTTTTATTCATCTATACACCATGCTACCAACGTCGGGGTCATGTTTCGTGGCAAAGATAATGCCCTTATGCCGAATTGGAAACACCTACCTGTAGGATACCACGGCAGGGCAAGTTCGGTAGTGATTTCTGGAACGCCTATTCGAAGACCTCTCGGACAAACACTACCTGTCGATGGTGCTGACCCAGTATTTGGACCATGCCGTTTGTTCGACTTCGAACTCGAAATGGCATTTTTCGTTGGAGGCCCCCCAACTGAACTCGGGGAAGGAGTTACCGTAGATGATGCTGTTAAACGAGTATTTGGATTCGTACTGATGAACGATTGGAGTGCTCGTGATATTCAGAAATGGGAATATGTCCCGCTCGGGCCCTTTACAGCCAAAAATCTCGGAACTACTATTTCCCCATGGGTTGTTCCAGTAGCCGCACTGGAACCGTTCAAAGTAGATAACTTTCCACAGGAACCTGAACCGTTTGCATATTTAAATCACAAGCAAAAATTCAACTTCGACATAAAACTGGAAGTGGATATCAAAC CTGCTAATGGTGTTGCGACGACGGTATGTCGTTCTAACTACCGGAACCTGTACTGGACAGCATTGCAGCAGATTGCTCACCACACGGTAACCGGCTGCAATATCAGACCAGGTGACCTCATGGCGTCGGGAACCATAAGTGGGGATGCATCCGATGCATTTGGGTCTATGCTGGAACTAAGCTGGAAAGGTACAAGAGCAATCAACCTGTTAGGAGGAGAAACTAGAAAATTTCTGCAAGACCATGATGAAGTTGTAATTCGTGGCTTTTGTCGTGAAAATAATTTGCGGATTGGATTCGGTTCATGTAGCGGAGTTGTGCTGCCAGCCAAATTAATGCAGTGA